DNA from Roseimicrobium sp. ORNL1:
TCGAAGTTTCCGTTCGCGCCGCACCAGTTCACCGTGGTGTCGTTGCCCATGACGCGGGCGCAGACCTGCATGAGGCTTTCACACATCACCGGATTCACCTTGCCGGGCATGATGCTGCTGCCGGGTTGGGTGGCGGGGATGGAGATCTCACCAATCGCGCACTGCGGTCCGGAGGCGAGCCAGCGGACGTCATTGGCAATCTTGAAGAGGCTGGTGGCAATCGTCTTGAGCTGGCCGCTGGCTTCCACCAGTCCGTCCTTGGCTGATTGTGCTTCGAAGTGATCGGCCGCTTCGCGGAAGGGGATGCCGGTCTTCTCCGCGAGCAGCGCGATGGCCTTGGCGGGGAACTCAGGATGGCAGTTCAGACCCGTGCCCACCGCCGTGCCGCCGAGGGGCAGCTCAAGGATGGCCTTGATGGCCTTGTGCGTGCGATCCACACCGAGCTCGACTTGGCGGGTGAAGCCCTTGAACTCCTGGCCCAGGCGCACCGGGGTGGCGTCCATGAGGTGGGTGCGGCCGATTTTCAGCACATCCCAGAAAGCCTTCGCCTTCACATCGAGAGCAGCCTGCAGCTTCTGAAGCGCGGGCAGGAGCTTGTTGTTCAGCTCCTGAGCCACTGCCACGTGCATGGCCGTGGGGAAGGTGTCGTTGGACGACTGCCCCATGTTCACGTGGTCATTCGGGTGCACGGGGTCCTTGGCACCGATGGCCTTTCCAGCGATCTGGCAGGCGCGATTCGAGATGACCTCGTTCGCGTTCATGTTCGTGCTCGTGCCCGAACCGGTCTGGTAGATATCAATGACGAAATGGGCGTCCAGCTTGCCGTCAGCCACTTCCAGGGCGGCCTGCTCGATCAGCTTCGTGCGCTCATCCGAGAGGAGACCCAGATCATGGTGCACCTTCGCCGCGGCCCACTTGATGAGGCCGTAGGCATGGATGATGGGGTAGGGGACAGGGCGGCCGCTGACGGGGAAATTGAGAACGGCGCGTTGTGTGGATGCGCCATACAGGGCGTCGGCAGGCACGGGCATCTCACCCATGCTGTCTTTTTCGAGACGGGTACTCATGGATGATTAATTACATTGCTCCCTTCTGCAGGTACGTGAAGGCGATGATTCCTGCGACGAGGAAGAATGCGGCGATGAGGGCTCCAGCGATCATGGTATTGGTGAGAGAGAGTTTTGGATAGCGAGGAGGAAAGGGAGGTCAAGGGGTTCCAAGTTAAGGGTGATGAGTTAGGAGTTATGGGTAAGGGTGCTAGAGCAGAGCAACCGGGCTGAATCCCTTTCATTTTACCCGTTTGCTACCCGTCCGCCCAACTCATAACCTCTAACCCTTAACTTATCTTAAACATCTTCGAAAATTCCCCTTGCAAAGATGGAGGAATTCAGCAAACTACGCGGCTCTATGGCAAAGACCTGCTGGCTCGAGCGCAACAAGCGCAAACAAAAGACTGTTGATAAATATGCCAAGCTTCGTGAGGAGCTCAAGGCAAAGAAGGACTATGTGGGCCTTTCCATGCTGCCCCGCGACGCCAGCCCGACCCGTCTGGTGAACCGTTGCCGTGTCTCCGGCCGTCGCCGCGCGTTCATCCGCCGCTTCGAGATGTCCCGTCTTACCTTCCGTGAAATGGCCTCTGCCGGCCTCATTCCCGGAGTGACGAAATCGAGCTGGTAATGCCCCCGGTCCCGGTGGGTGTGACCACAATTTGACTTTGCGAAGGTGCTGCGTTTGCAGCACCTTCTCTTTTTCGGACGCAATGCCCACCTACCATTACATCGCCGAAAAACCCGAGGAGGGCTGCCCTCGCTGCCGCAAGGGATTCGACCTCCGTCGTCCCCTCGATCGGCCTCCGCTGACCCACTGCCCGCTTTGCAAAAAGCCCGTGGTGAAAGTGCTGCAGCCGTTCAATACCCCCAAAATCACCAAACCCCTGTCTATTTCGGACGCCAAGAGCGCCGGCTTCACCGTTCTGGAGAAGCGCTGCGATGGCTCCTACGAAAAACGCTGAGGCGCGGAATCTGCTGTTTCCAGCCTCCTCATCATGACCGACCTCTCAGATCCTACCCTAGTCACGCTGCTCGCCTCCTCCACTACGTTGGTGCGCGAGTGGGAATTCACTACTTGGGATGTGTTGTGGAGGATCGGGATGGTGATGTTCTTCGTCCTGCTGAATGGCTTTTTCGTGGCGGCCGAGTTCGCCATTGTGAAGGTGCGTGAGAGCCAGCTCCAGGCGGAGGCGGAAGAAGGCAATCACCAAGCCGAGTTCGCCCAGTCCGTGGTGAAGCACATGGACGCCTACCTTTCCGCCACGCAGCTCGGCATTACGCTGGCGAGTATCGCCCTCGGTATGGCTGGTGAACCGCTGCTCGCGCAGATGATCCAGCCGTGGCTTTTCAAATTCGGTATACAGAGTGATAACCTGGTGCACGGCATCGCATTCGGTATCGCCTTCACCATCATCACCTACCTGCACGTGGTGCTGGGAGAGCTGACCCCGAAGTCACTCGCCATCCGCAAGGCCCTGCCCACCACCCTGTGGGTCTGCCGCCCTTTGCACATCTTCATGGTGGCGCTGAAGCCTGCCATCTTCATCCTCAACGGCACCGCGAACTGGCTCCTCAAGAAGCTCTTCCGCGTCGACCCCGTGGGTGAGAGCGAGCGCGTGCACTCGGAGGAGGAACTGAAGCACATCGTCTCCGCCAGCGAGGAGTCCGATGAGGTGACCGAAACGGAAAAGCGCATCGTGCTGAATGCCCTGGCGCTCAATGACCGCTACGTGCGCGACGTCATGACCCCTCGCAAGGACGTGATTTCCCTCGACGTCGATGAGACATTTGAGACCAATCTCAAGCTGGCCATCGACTCCAAACACACACGTTTCCCGCTGGTGGAGGGCCACCTCGACCACAGCATCGGCCTGGTGCACATCAAGGACATGCTCCGCCTCATGCAGGAGCCGGGTGCGGGCAAGGATCTCCGCCGCATCAAGCGCGAGCTGCTGCTCGTGCCGGAAATGATGCCCGTGGATAAGCTGCTGAAGCAGTTCCTCGACAAGCACGCCCACCTCGCCCTTGCGCTCGATGAATACGGTGGTGCCGTGGGTATTGTGACGCTCGACAACGTCGTGGAGGAGATCGTGGGCGACATTCAGGACGAGTTCGATACGGCGGAGAAGCCCGAGTTCCACCGCATCAACGGTGACGAATTTGAAGTGGAAGGCACACTCAACCTCTACGAACTGAATGAATTGACGGATCTCGAGCTGGAGAGTGACGAGGTCACGACCATCAGCGGTTACGTCACGCACACGCTGGGGCATTTCCCGAAGCAGGGGGAAACCCTCCGCATCGAGGGTTACGAAGTCACGGCCACCAAAGTGGAGGCGCGCCGCGTGGCGCAGCTCCACTTCAAGCGCGTGCCCACGGCAGATGACGAAGTGGGCGCGGAATCATCCGGTCAAGGTGCCCAAGTAGAGACGACGGCCAAGTCCGAGTGACCAACGGTGGCTACAATCCCGTAGCCGCTTGTCTCCCTTCGGCAACCGCCAGGTTCTGACGAATCTCACCAAGGGCGTCCAAGGCCCTTTGCGATTGCGGTGTGGAAGAGTCAGCGTTGAGGGAGGACTGGCGGGGCTCCGCAATGCCTCGCTCACGCACAAAGCAGGCCTCTACCAGCGGCCACATGTGGTGCAGCTTCTGCAGGATCATTTCTTCTCCGTGCAGGTACTCCTCTGTCTTGGAGAAATAGTGCTTGGCCTCCCGCTGCTGGTCAGGATTTAATCCGTAGGGCTCGCGACTCAGCAGCCTCTCCAGTTGGAGAAGCTCCATGGACGACTTCGTGGCAGTATGGGGATGCATGGCGGTCGTGGGGTTGTTTCACCAGTGAATCGCACGACGCCATGGTGATGAGCGGGGTCGGCTCCCCGTCTGTGTGGGAGTTGGAAGGAGACGTCAGCCGTCGATCACCTCGCCGCACACACTGGACTTGCTCAGAATGAGACCGCCATCCGCGCGCTGGCGGAAGAGGAGGAAATGAGGCGTCTGCCGGTGGGCTTCCAGGGCAGCTAGGTCGTCATAGGCCTCCGTAAGGGTGAAGACATTCGGGCGGTCCACACTGCGGCTGATTTCGAAACGGCGGCAGCCAGGCTCCTTCGTGCGCGCATCCGCGGCCTCTTCCTTGATGTAGCCCAAAAATTCATCCACGCGGTCAGGCGCGATTTCCAGAGTGACGAGCAGCGAAATCATGCGCTCTGCCATGGCTGCGGATGCCTGCGGAGTCAAGATGCACCCGCGTCTGCGGATTATCTGCGTTGCGCGCGCCTGAAAAAAGCTGCCCGCCGGTGCTCCCACACCGGCGGGCTTTCACATCAACACACTGTGGTCTTACCACTCAATGCAGACATCGCAGCTCCCGGGAGGTGCGGTTGGATCGCGTGGAAGATTTTTGAGATTTTTTTCGGGCAGCCGCGGCCGAGTTTTTCTTTAGGCGCGGACGTCTTCGTGAAGACGATGCCGGAAGGCCCGGATGGCCTCGACTGCCTCGGTGGCGATTTCGTAGGCGGCCTCCACTTCACTCTCGGCATCGTTGAAGTCGCCCTCTGCGGCGAGTTGCGCCACACGGGCGCGGAGGGCTGCGCTACCGCAGAAGGAATCTTCCACGCGCAGCCACAGTTTTCCCAGATGGTTCGTCAGATCCTGAGCCGTCTCCAGCAGACGGACGGCCTCCTGGAAGCATCGCCCTGCTTCCTGCTGCTGGGGTATTTCCAGCCCGTGATATTCATACATCAACAGTTGCTCCAGATGCACCAGTTCTGAGGAGCACTCTATCTCCGGCGGCATGTTCATGGCCACTGCGGGTTTGTGGGGGGGGTGAAATGTCGACCAATGCCTTTATGCAAAAACCAAACCGTCCTCTTCTTCCAGACTGTCCTCCGTGGGAAGTTCTTCCACGGTACTGACCTCTTCGAGGTCAAACGCCAGGATGGGCTGGCCTTTCGCAGTGCAGAGCCAGTAGACTCCTGCACCTTTCGAGACCAGAGTTCCCTCCACATCCATGGCCATGCTGTCCTGATAACTGATTCGATACCGTTTCATAGTGACCGGTTCGTAAAGTGGACTGCCTTGCAGGGCGCCTCAGCAAGGTGAAGCGCGATGAAAGGACGGCTATCATGACCGATCATCACGCATTTTTCAATCTTAGATACGCAGGCAATTTCTTCACACTTATGGTTCCTATATCCTAATGAAAACCTAAGTATCTGCCGCAACCGACATCGTGCGTTGAATTGCCTTCTGCATGAGATTCTTTCACGGAAAAGCCCGCTGGCGCTCCCGACGCCAGCGGGCCCACACACATGAACTTTGACAATCAACGCAGGAGGTTCGTGGCATGCTGGAAGTCTGGCTGGATGACGATGTGAAAAATTTCTACCAATGGAAATTCGTCATCTCCGGGAATGATTTTTCTCCTTCTTGTTTCCGGTGCGCAGTTCCCACACAGGCCAATGTTCTCGTGGCTCTTCCTCGATAAAGTCATCAGGGCGCTCAAGTGCGGAGCTTCGCGAAACACCCAGGCGCTGCGCAAGATTCATGGCATCGAAGGGCGCGTGCACCTTCACGTCATTGTCGAAATAGACGAAGATGTCTCTTCCCTCGGGCAGGGAGGGAGGCCGCGGCGCTGCCAGCTTGGTTCTGGTGGGCGTTTTTCCCTGCGACCACCCGCGAATCTTGCGTGCCCATTCCTTGAGAGCAGATTCGGTGTAGCCGCTCACGTACAGTTTCTCATCGCCGTGCAGTCGCAGGTACATGAAGTCGCTCGTGGGATCCTCCATGAAAGGCCATTTGCCGGCGGTGTCCGCGACCACGAGGGCGACGTTGTATTTTCGAAGGAGTCTGACGAAGTCCTCACACTCAAAGGACGGATGCCGCACCTCCATGGCATGTCGCAGGCGTCGCTTGGTCTTCACCTTGAGTGATGCGCGTTCCTTGAGCTTGTCAT
Protein-coding regions in this window:
- a CDS encoding DUF72 domain-containing protein, translating into MSDMRIGISGWRYAPWRGVFYPKGWAQHRELEFASTQVNSIEINGSFYSLQRPSSYRTWYKATPKGFCFAVKGARYVTHIRRLKEVKTPLANFFASGVLSLEEKLGPFLWQLPPSLKYDRDIVEAFLKLLPKDTAAASKLARQHNDKLKERASLKVKTKRRLRHAMEVRHPSFECEDFVRLLRKYNVALVVADTAGKWPFMEDPTSDFMYLRLHGDEKLYVSGYTESALKEWARKIRGWSQGKTPTRTKLAAPRPPSLPEGRDIFVYFDNDVKVHAPFDAMNLAQRLGVSRSSALERPDDFIEEEPREHWPVWELRTGNKKEKNHSRR
- a CDS encoding class II fumarate hydratase — translated: MSTRLEKDSMGEMPVPADALYGASTQRAVLNFPVSGRPVPYPIIHAYGLIKWAAAKVHHDLGLLSDERTKLIEQAALEVADGKLDAHFVIDIYQTGSGTSTNMNANEVISNRACQIAGKAIGAKDPVHPNDHVNMGQSSNDTFPTAMHVAVAQELNNKLLPALQKLQAALDVKAKAFWDVLKIGRTHLMDATPVRLGQEFKGFTRQVELGVDRTHKAIKAILELPLGGTAVGTGLNCHPEFPAKAIALLAEKTGIPFREAADHFEAQSAKDGLVEASGQLKTIATSLFKIANDVRWLASGPQCAIGEISIPATQPGSSIMPGKVNPVMCESLMQVCARVMGNDTTVNWCGANGNFDLNVMMPAMGAAILESIELLTNAVGIFTTRCVEGIEAKEDRCKNFIEYSLAMVTGLNSKIGYDKAAIIAKESAKTGTPVRQLCMARLDELGITEAELNEALDPARMCAPDASMVGAGGG
- the rpsN gene encoding 30S ribosomal protein S14, which encodes MAKTCWLERNKRKQKTVDKYAKLREELKAKKDYVGLSMLPRDASPTRLVNRCRVSGRRRAFIRRFEMSRLTFREMASAGLIPGVTKSSW
- a CDS encoding hemolysin family protein, producing the protein MTDLSDPTLVTLLASSTTLVREWEFTTWDVLWRIGMVMFFVLLNGFFVAAEFAIVKVRESQLQAEAEEGNHQAEFAQSVVKHMDAYLSATQLGITLASIALGMAGEPLLAQMIQPWLFKFGIQSDNLVHGIAFGIAFTIITYLHVVLGELTPKSLAIRKALPTTLWVCRPLHIFMVALKPAIFILNGTANWLLKKLFRVDPVGESERVHSEEELKHIVSASEESDEVTETEKRIVLNALALNDRYVRDVMTPRKDVISLDVDETFETNLKLAIDSKHTRFPLVEGHLDHSIGLVHIKDMLRLMQEPGAGKDLRRIKRELLLVPEMMPVDKLLKQFLDKHAHLALALDEYGGAVGIVTLDNVVEEIVGDIQDEFDTAEKPEFHRINGDEFEVEGTLNLYELNELTDLELESDEVTTISGYVTHTLGHFPKQGETLRIEGYEVTATKVEARRVAQLHFKRVPTADDEVGAESSGQGAQVETTAKSE
- a CDS encoding putative quinol monooxygenase yields the protein MISLLVTLEIAPDRVDEFLGYIKEEAADARTKEPGCRRFEISRSVDRPNVFTLTEAYDDLAALEAHRQTPHFLLFRQRADGGLILSKSSVCGEVIDG
- a CDS encoding zinc ribbon domain-containing protein; translation: MPTYHYIAEKPEEGCPRCRKGFDLRRPLDRPPLTHCPLCKKPVVKVLQPFNTPKITKPLSISDAKSAGFTVLEKRCDGSYEKR